A window from Variovorax sp. PBL-E5 encodes these proteins:
- a CDS encoding FHA domain-containing protein, which translates to MAKLVLITARGVKLIDLSGPRLTIGRSSKCDLVIDRPLLSRIHAALSAVEGGGFSICDLDSRNGTFVNGERIHRHLLRHHDTIRIGDCELRYLDAPVKSRPGVLGLVG; encoded by the coding sequence ATGGCGAAGTTGGTCCTGATTACCGCCCGTGGCGTGAAGCTCATCGATCTGAGCGGCCCCAGGCTGACCATCGGGCGTTCCTCGAAGTGCGATCTGGTCATCGACCGGCCCTTGCTCAGCCGCATCCACGCCGCGCTGTCCGCCGTCGAAGGAGGCGGCTTTTCCATCTGCGATCTCGACAGTCGCAACGGCACCTTCGTGAACGGCGAGCGGATCCATCGCCATCTGCTGCGTCACCACGACACGATCCGCATCGGCGACTGCGAGCTGCGCTACCTGGACGCGCCGGTGAAGAGCCGGCCCGGCGTGCTCGGCCTGGTCGGCTGA
- a CDS encoding Mpo1 family 2-hydroxy fatty acid dioxygenase encodes MEAAATQPAGIGRKIDRLLAHYGESHRNPTNEVIHMVAIPAIMLSLVGLLFALHPWAAYLFVAASLVYYATLRSPAFLIAMLGGTVLLLAAVHAMGGLALPISATIFVIAWIFQFIGHRIEGRKPSFFEDIQYLWVGPLFVLSRIFQHLGLRW; translated from the coding sequence ATGGAAGCAGCCGCCACGCAGCCAGCCGGGATCGGCCGGAAGATCGATCGCCTGCTCGCCCACTATGGCGAAAGCCACCGCAATCCGACCAATGAAGTCATTCACATGGTCGCCATTCCGGCGATCATGCTGAGCCTCGTGGGCCTGCTGTTCGCGCTCCATCCCTGGGCGGCCTATCTTTTCGTGGCGGCGAGCCTCGTCTACTACGCGACGCTGCGCTCGCCGGCCTTCCTGATCGCCATGCTGGGCGGCACGGTGCTTCTGTTGGCTGCGGTGCACGCGATGGGAGGTCTTGCACTGCCCATTTCCGCCACCATCTTCGTCATTGCATGGATCTTTCAATTCATCGGGCACAGGATCGAAGGCAGGAAACCTTCGTTCTTCGAGGACATCCAATACCTCTGGGTCGGGCCGCTGTTCGTGCTTTCCCGCATATTCCAGCACCTCGGCCTGCGCTGGTAG
- the ftsY gene encoding signal recognition particle-docking protein FtsY, whose translation MFSFFKKKPPAEVAATPQPEPAPAPAPTEARVEPPAPAKSVFSPSSWFGGKPAPTEPVVASPPAPAPEPEPVFVAPPAPQAPVAAAPEPEPERSGWLGKLRTGLRKTGSTITAAFVNAQIDDALYEELEEALLMADTGVKATEHLLEDLRRRVRSNMATEASQVKGLLADAITDLLRPLEKALVIGEHTPTVIMVAGVNGAGKTTSIGKLTKHLANEGASVLLAAADTFRAAAREQLLVWADRNTVEIVSQEGGDPAAVSFDAVNAGKARGKDVVLVDTAGRLPTQLHLMDELKKIKRVVNKADATAPHEVLLVIDGNTGQNALAQVRAFDETLGLTGLVVTKLDGTAKGGVLCAIARERPIPVYFIGVGEKLEDLETFKAREFAQALLG comes from the coding sequence ATGTTCAGTTTCTTCAAGAAAAAACCCCCAGCCGAAGTTGCCGCAACGCCGCAGCCCGAGCCCGCACCGGCACCTGCGCCGACCGAGGCTCGCGTCGAGCCGCCGGCGCCCGCCAAGTCGGTTTTTTCACCGTCCAGCTGGTTCGGGGGCAAGCCGGCACCGACCGAGCCGGTGGTGGCGTCGCCGCCCGCACCCGCACCCGAACCCGAACCTGTCTTTGTTGCACCGCCCGCGCCGCAGGCGCCAGTCGCCGCTGCACCCGAGCCCGAACCCGAGCGCAGCGGCTGGCTCGGCAAGCTCAGGACCGGCCTGCGCAAGACCGGCAGCACCATCACCGCCGCCTTCGTCAATGCGCAGATCGACGACGCGCTGTACGAAGAGCTCGAAGAGGCGCTGCTGATGGCCGATACCGGGGTCAAGGCCACGGAACACCTGCTCGAAGACTTGCGGCGCCGAGTCCGAAGCAACATGGCGACCGAGGCTTCCCAGGTGAAAGGGCTGCTCGCCGATGCGATCACGGATCTGCTGCGGCCGCTGGAAAAGGCATTGGTCATCGGCGAGCACACGCCGACCGTGATCATGGTGGCTGGCGTCAACGGTGCCGGCAAGACCACGTCCATCGGCAAGCTCACCAAGCATCTGGCCAACGAAGGCGCGTCGGTGCTGCTGGCCGCGGCCGATACCTTCCGCGCGGCGGCGCGCGAGCAGTTGCTGGTCTGGGCCGATCGCAACACCGTGGAGATCGTGAGCCAGGAAGGCGGCGATCCCGCGGCAGTGAGCTTCGATGCGGTCAACGCGGGCAAGGCGCGCGGCAAGGACGTGGTGCTGGTCGATACGGCCGGCCGGCTGCCGACCCAGCTCCATCTGATGGACGAGCTGAAGAAGATCAAGCGCGTGGTCAACAAGGCCGACGCCACGGCGCCACATGAAGTCCTGCTGGTGATTGACGGCAATACCGGCCAGAACGCGCTGGCGCAGGTCAGGGCCTTCGACGAGACCCTGGGCCTGACGGGCCTGGTCGTCACCAAGCTCGATGGCACGGCCAAGGGCGGTGTCCTGTGCGCCATCGCCCGCGAACGGCCGATCCCGGTCTATTTCATCGGCGTGGGCGAGAAGCTGGAAGACCTCGAGACCTTCAAGGCGCGGGAGTTCGCCCAGGCGCTGCTGGGGTAG
- a CDS encoding M16 family metallopeptidase, which produces MKHPSPRRAASGAVLASVLMALWALPALAQNLPPANVASPAAIAPVPAQQFTLANGMTLIVKPDRRAPTAVQMVWVRVGSVDEVDGTSGVAHALEHMMFKGTKDLKVGEFSRRVAALGGRENAFTTRDYTGFYQQIPTGKLEQIMKLESDRFANNQWQDDEFRREIEVVKEERRMRTDDQPRALLNEQQNAAVFNASPYHRPVVGWMSDLEAMKPDDVRDFFRRWYVPANAALVVAGDVDVAQVRAMAEKYYGRIPARALPERKPRTEPVQRGIRRVEFKAPAEQAYVSLAFRVPQIAGGQAFDGDSDAYALVVLSAVLDGYAGARLDRALTQGPDRVADSAGAYSGFVGRGPQLFVLDGVPAAGKSPEAVEAALRAQVARIAREGVGAAELARVKTQWVASETYKLDSVMAQARELGSNWVEGLPLDASTRIIAKLQAVTAEQVQAVAAKYFGDDQLTVAILRPLPPDPHRRPRGFAAPAGDLR; this is translated from the coding sequence ATGAAACACCCTTCGCCACGCCGCGCTGCGTCTGGTGCGGTGCTGGCCTCGGTGCTGATGGCGCTCTGGGCCTTGCCTGCGCTTGCGCAAAATCTTCCGCCCGCCAATGTTGCATCACCGGCCGCCATCGCGCCGGTTCCCGCCCAGCAGTTCACGCTGGCCAATGGCATGACCCTGATCGTGAAGCCCGACCGGCGCGCGCCGACCGCGGTGCAGATGGTCTGGGTCCGCGTCGGTTCCGTCGACGAGGTCGACGGAACCTCCGGCGTCGCGCACGCCCTCGAGCACATGATGTTCAAGGGCACGAAGGATCTGAAGGTCGGCGAGTTCTCCCGCCGCGTCGCTGCGCTGGGTGGCCGCGAGAACGCCTTCACCACGCGCGACTACACCGGCTTCTACCAGCAGATCCCGACCGGCAAGCTGGAGCAGATCATGAAGCTGGAATCCGACCGCTTCGCGAACAACCAGTGGCAGGACGACGAATTCAGGCGCGAGATCGAGGTGGTCAAGGAAGAGCGCCGCATGCGCACCGACGACCAGCCGCGCGCATTGCTCAACGAACAGCAGAACGCCGCCGTCTTCAACGCCTCGCCCTATCACCGTCCCGTCGTCGGCTGGATGAGCGACCTCGAGGCGATGAAGCCGGATGATGTTCGCGATTTTTTCCGGCGCTGGTACGTGCCGGCCAACGCAGCCCTCGTCGTTGCTGGCGATGTCGACGTGGCGCAGGTCCGCGCCATGGCCGAGAAGTATTACGGCCGCATCCCGGCCCGCGCGCTGCCCGAGCGCAAGCCGCGTACCGAACCCGTGCAGCGCGGCATCCGCCGTGTCGAGTTCAAGGCGCCGGCCGAGCAGGCCTACGTGTCGCTCGCGTTCCGCGTGCCGCAGATCGCGGGCGGCCAGGCCTTCGACGGCGACAGCGACGCCTATGCGCTGGTGGTGCTGTCCGCCGTGCTCGACGGCTATGCCGGTGCGCGGCTCGACCGCGCGCTGACGCAGGGCCCTGATCGCGTCGCCGATTCGGCCGGTGCGTATTCCGGCTTCGTCGGCCGCGGCCCGCAGCTCTTCGTTCTCGATGGCGTGCCAGCCGCCGGCAAGAGCCCCGAGGCCGTCGAGGCCGCGCTGCGCGCCCAGGTGGCGCGCATCGCGCGCGAAGGTGTCGGCGCCGCCGAGCTGGCGCGTGTGAAAACGCAATGGGTTGCCAGCGAAACCTACAAGCTCGACTCGGTCATGGCCCAGGCGCGCGAACTCGGCAGCAACTGGGTGGAGGGCCTGCCGCTCGATGCCAGCACGCGCATCATCGCGAAACTGCAGGCCGTCACGGCCGAGCAGGTGCAGGCCGTGGCCGCGAAGTACTTCGGCGACGACCAGCTGACGGTCGCCATACTGCGGCCGCTGCCGCCCGATCCTCATCGCCGCCCGCGCGGTTTCGCAGCGCCGGCCGGCGATCTGCGCTGA